From Coccinella septempunctata chromosome 4, icCocSept1.1, whole genome shotgun sequence, a single genomic window includes:
- the LOC123311291 gene encoding sphingomyelin synthase-related 1-like: protein MENKTIVDWTVKDTAVWLEKEGFDKEVIFNLCDSNRINGKCLLALNEADFTQEPLNKLPLRDRKCLYISCRALQKENQSLLLHLGLLDHPSSSYVNQNHYQRNEYNEYMESEHVSPPVSEDGAIQKLKPEKIKALIAFLYLVVVTWITAFVMVIVHERVPDMQKYPPLPDIFLDNVPHIPWAFDMCEVTGTFLFTMWLFVLFFHKHRFILMRRFFALSGTVFLLRCVTMLITSLSVPGAHLQCTPQPLISQDLASKLSRAYFIWRGAGMSIQGVRTCGDYMFSGHTVALTMLNFFITEYTPRPIYYVHTISWMLNMFGIFFILAAHEHYSIDVFVAFYITSRLFLYYHTLSNNQALMQRDSNRTKIWFPLFSYFESGVEGIIPNEYETLEDICRNLWNFCRETGNILKGKIIPVKETAKRSLTNVDHHPLVRRIGSCTSSGNLSSKGD, encoded by the exons atggaaaataaaaccaTAGTTGACTGGACAGTGAAGGATACTGCAGTATGGCTGGAAAAAGAAGGTTTTGACAAAGAAGTTATTTTCAATCTTTGTGATTCGAACAGAATAAATGGAAAATGTCTACTAGCTCTAAATGAAGCAGATTTCACCCAAGAACCCCTGAATAAGTTGCCATTAAGAGATAGAAAATGTTTATATATATCTTGTAGAGCTTTACAAAAGGAAAACCAAAGTTTATTACTACATTTAGGACTTTTAGACCACCCAAGTTCTAGTTATGTCAATCAGAATCATTACCAAAGAAATGAGTATAATGAATATATGGAATCAGAACATGTTTCACCCCCAGTGTCTGAAGATGGTGCAATCCAAAAATTAAAACCTGAAAAAATTAAGGCATTGATTGCTTTTTTGTACTTAGTTGTTGTAACATGGATTACTGCATTTGTGATGGTTATTGTTCATGAAAGAGTACCTGATATGCAGAAATATCCACCACTTCCAGATATATTTTTAGATAATGTTCCTCATATACCATGGGCTTTTGATATGTGTGAGGTTACTGGTACCTTTTTATTCACAATGTGGTTGTTCGTATTATTCTTCCATAAACATAG GTTTATTCTGATGAGGAGATTTTTCGCTTTATCTGGCACGGTGTTTTTATTACGTTGTGTTACTATGCTCATAACTTCATTGAGTGTTCCCGGTGCTCACCTTCAATGTACACCTCAACCCCTGATCAGCCAAGACCTTGCTTCCAAACTATCGAGGGCGTATTTTATTTGGCGCGGCGCTGGGATGTCAATACAGGGTGTCAGGACTTGTGGTGATTACATGTTTAGTGGCCATACTGTTGCCCTGACCATGCTCAATTTTTTCATCACTGAAT aTACCCCACGACCAATTTACTATGTACATACTATATCTTGGATGTTGAATAtgtttggaatttttttcattttggctGCTCATGAACATTATTCCATTGATGTTTTTGTGGCTTTCTATATAACAAGCAGACTCTTTCTTTATTACCACACTCTTTCTAATAACCAAGCTTTAATGCAGAGAGATTCCAACCGAACAAAAATATGGTTTCCTCTATTCTCCTATTTTGAAAGTGGTGTAGAGGGCATTATACCAAATGAGTATGAAACACTAGAAGACATCTGTAGAAATCTATGGAATTTCTGTAGAGAAACAGGCAATATTTTGAAGGGGAAGATCATACCAGTTAAAGAAACTGCAAAAAGATCTTTAACAAATGTAGATCACCACCCATTAGTTAGGAGAATAGGTAGCTGTACATCTTCAGGTAACTTAAGTAGTAAAGGTGATTGA
- the LOC123310706 gene encoding Krueppel homolog 1-like isoform X2: MLEMVGFYNETSLSVSPIQPVVEEVPLVKKVVCSPDLPLTDFTAAPVSTKSTEQNVCMICQKMFNNKSSLQTHQRSHGVKVTEDQYRCNICSKTFAVPARLTRHYRTHTGEKPFRCEFCNKSFSVKENLSVHRRIHTKERPYKCEVCSRAFEHSGKLHRHMRIHTGERPHKCTVCSKTFIQSGQLVIHMRTHTGEKPYVCQVCQKGFTCSKQLKVHSRTHTGEKPYSCEICGKSFGYNHVLKLHQVAHYGEKVYKCTICNDTFNSKKSMEAHIKSHSENVPTPPTSTFSNESSCSSLEKEIRQAPSTSPIPKQESPINYDSNIRYYLYARDRSYLSPDYGVPSSAGVELLAAAASVTEQEDRYSNSDVFDMIKSPQDVIAVLRHPAYLTASPTVPYTPINAGDDIRRRVEAALAVDEIHSEEDPILTPPSSNPVSPAPSLSPDPELSLPPRKRSKMILKSMESSKDLSPVRYSSVIHYARAS, encoded by the exons ATGCTTGAGATGGTGGGCTTCTACAACGAGACCTCCCTGTCCGTTTCTCCAATTCAACCGGTGGTAGAGGAGGTCCCTTTGGTCAAAAAAGTAGTATGCAGTCCTGACCTTCCACTAACAGATTTTACTGCAGCTCCAGTATCTACAAAATCGACTGAACAGAACGTCTGTATGATTTGCCAGAAGATGTTCAATAACAAATCTTCTCTTCAG ACTCACCAAAGAAGTCACGGCGTTAAAGTGACTGAAGACCAATACCGGTGCAATATATGTTCGAAGACTTTCGCCGTACCGGCTAGATTAACTAGGCATTATCGCACACACACTGGTGAAAAACCCTTTAGGTGTGAGTTCTGTAACAAAAGTTTTAGTGTGAAGGAAAACCTGAGTGTACACAGAAGAATTCACACCAAAGAGAGACCGTACAAGTGTGAGGTCTGTTCTAGGGCTTTCGAGCATTCCGGAAAATTACATCGACATATGAGAATCCATACGGGAGAGAGACCGCATAAATGTACAGTTTGTTCAAAAACTTTTATCCAGTCTGGACAGCTCGTTATACATATGCGAACACATACAG GCGAAAAACCTTACGTCTGTCAAGTATGCCAAAAAGGCTTCACATGCAGCAAGCAGCTAAAGGTACATTCTAGGACTCACACGGGAGAAAAACCGTACTCGTGCGAAATTTGTGGAAAATCATTTGGATACAATCACGTCTTGAAACTACACCAAGTAGCACACTACGGTGAAAAAGTGTACAAGTGTACCATCTGTAACGATACCTTCAACTCTAAAAAATCGATGGAGGCTCATATCAAGAGCCACTCTGAGAACGTACCGACACCTCCAACATCAACATTTTCGAACGAATCGAGTTGTTCGAGTTTGGAAAAGGAAATTCGACAGGCACCATCTACGAGCCCCATTCCGAAGCAAGAATCGCCGATAAATTACGATTCAAACATCAGATATTACTTATACGCCAGAGATAGGAGTTATCTTTCTCCTGATTACGGCGTCCCATCTTCTGCGGGAGTCGAACTGCTGGCGGCTGCTGCTTCCGTCACCGAACAAGAAGATAGATACAGCAATTCCGATGTCTTCGACATGATAAAGAGTCCTCAAGATGTAATAGCAGTTCTTCGACATCCGGCCTATCTTACAGCTTCTCCTACCGTCCCTTATACACCCATAAACGCAGGAGATGACATAAGAAGAAGAGTAGAAGCTGCTCTGGCTGTCGATGAAATCCATTCCGAAGAAGACCCGATCTTGACACCACCAAGTTCTAATCCAGTCTCACCAGCACCCTCTCTATCACCCGATCCTGAGCTGAGCTTACCGCCGAGGAAGAGGTCGAAAATGATTCTAAAATCAATGGAGTCTTCAAAGGACCTGTCACCTGTCAGATACAGCTCGGTGATACATTATGCACGTGCTTCGTAA
- the LOC123311292 gene encoding cdc42 homolog, which yields MDDPEIIRCVAIGDGYVGKTSLLSRLSGKKISENYASTIFENSMVSVIHNNKKYDLFLIDTAGQEEYNILRTQAYSYGDIFLLCYSVDNMDSFINIREMWLPEVKTCKDNAKFLLIGLKNDLRTDVETIDRLNISKKIFVSREDAENMAKKLGIMHIECSSKTQDNFNQMINDIIELGRMIELEHKSCSMTNWFRNMFPCFAL from the exons ATGGATGACCCTGAAATTATAAGGTGTGTGGCCATTGGCGACGGATATGTCGGAAAAACTAGCCTTTTATCTAG gcTGAGCGGCAAAAAAATAagtgaaaattatgcatcgacCATATTCGAAAATTCAATGGTATCAGTAATTCATAACAACAAGAAATATGATTTGTTTCTCATTGATACTGCTG GCCAAGAAGAATATAATATTCTCAGAACACAGGCATATAGTTATGGGGACATATTCTTACTTTGCTATTCTGTAGACAATATGGACTCTTTTATAAATATACGAGAAATG TGGTTACCTGAAGTGAAAACTTGTAAAGACAATGCTAAATTCTTGTTAATAGGTTTGAAGAATGATTTAAGAACTGATGTTGAAACAATAGACAGGCtaaatatatcgaaaaaaatttttgtcagTCGAGAGGATGCGGAAAATATGGCAAAAAAGTTGGGAATAATGCATATTGAATGTTCATCAAAAACGCAG GATAATTTCAATCAAATGATAAATGACATAATCGAGTTGGGACGAATGATCGAACTGGAACACAAGAGTTGCAGTATGACAAATTGGTTCAGAAATATGTTTCCTTGCTTTGCGCTGTAA
- the LOC123310706 gene encoding Krueppel homolog 1-like isoform X1 — protein sequence MDQKINPEESNAENQQTKLTTNKNENWQMLEMVGFYNETSLSVSPIQPVVEEVPLVKKVVCSPDLPLTDFTAAPVSTKSTEQNVCMICQKMFNNKSSLQTHQRSHGVKVTEDQYRCNICSKTFAVPARLTRHYRTHTGEKPFRCEFCNKSFSVKENLSVHRRIHTKERPYKCEVCSRAFEHSGKLHRHMRIHTGERPHKCTVCSKTFIQSGQLVIHMRTHTGEKPYVCQVCQKGFTCSKQLKVHSRTHTGEKPYSCEICGKSFGYNHVLKLHQVAHYGEKVYKCTICNDTFNSKKSMEAHIKSHSENVPTPPTSTFSNESSCSSLEKEIRQAPSTSPIPKQESPINYDSNIRYYLYARDRSYLSPDYGVPSSAGVELLAAAASVTEQEDRYSNSDVFDMIKSPQDVIAVLRHPAYLTASPTVPYTPINAGDDIRRRVEAALAVDEIHSEEDPILTPPSSNPVSPAPSLSPDPELSLPPRKRSKMILKSMESSKDLSPVRYSSVIHYARAS from the exons ATGGACCAAAAAATAAACCCCGAAGAGTCGAATGCAGAAAATCAACAGACGAAATTGACTACAAATAAGAATG AAAACTGGCAGATGCTTGAGATGGTGGGCTTCTACAACGAGACCTCCCTGTCCGTTTCTCCAATTCAACCGGTGGTAGAGGAGGTCCCTTTGGTCAAAAAAGTAGTATGCAGTCCTGACCTTCCACTAACAGATTTTACTGCAGCTCCAGTATCTACAAAATCGACTGAACAGAACGTCTGTATGATTTGCCAGAAGATGTTCAATAACAAATCTTCTCTTCAG ACTCACCAAAGAAGTCACGGCGTTAAAGTGACTGAAGACCAATACCGGTGCAATATATGTTCGAAGACTTTCGCCGTACCGGCTAGATTAACTAGGCATTATCGCACACACACTGGTGAAAAACCCTTTAGGTGTGAGTTCTGTAACAAAAGTTTTAGTGTGAAGGAAAACCTGAGTGTACACAGAAGAATTCACACCAAAGAGAGACCGTACAAGTGTGAGGTCTGTTCTAGGGCTTTCGAGCATTCCGGAAAATTACATCGACATATGAGAATCCATACGGGAGAGAGACCGCATAAATGTACAGTTTGTTCAAAAACTTTTATCCAGTCTGGACAGCTCGTTATACATATGCGAACACATACAG GCGAAAAACCTTACGTCTGTCAAGTATGCCAAAAAGGCTTCACATGCAGCAAGCAGCTAAAGGTACATTCTAGGACTCACACGGGAGAAAAACCGTACTCGTGCGAAATTTGTGGAAAATCATTTGGATACAATCACGTCTTGAAACTACACCAAGTAGCACACTACGGTGAAAAAGTGTACAAGTGTACCATCTGTAACGATACCTTCAACTCTAAAAAATCGATGGAGGCTCATATCAAGAGCCACTCTGAGAACGTACCGACACCTCCAACATCAACATTTTCGAACGAATCGAGTTGTTCGAGTTTGGAAAAGGAAATTCGACAGGCACCATCTACGAGCCCCATTCCGAAGCAAGAATCGCCGATAAATTACGATTCAAACATCAGATATTACTTATACGCCAGAGATAGGAGTTATCTTTCTCCTGATTACGGCGTCCCATCTTCTGCGGGAGTCGAACTGCTGGCGGCTGCTGCTTCCGTCACCGAACAAGAAGATAGATACAGCAATTCCGATGTCTTCGACATGATAAAGAGTCCTCAAGATGTAATAGCAGTTCTTCGACATCCGGCCTATCTTACAGCTTCTCCTACCGTCCCTTATACACCCATAAACGCAGGAGATGACATAAGAAGAAGAGTAGAAGCTGCTCTGGCTGTCGATGAAATCCATTCCGAAGAAGACCCGATCTTGACACCACCAAGTTCTAATCCAGTCTCACCAGCACCCTCTCTATCACCCGATCCTGAGCTGAGCTTACCGCCGAGGAAGAGGTCGAAAATGATTCTAAAATCAATGGAGTCTTCAAAGGACCTGTCACCTGTCAGATACAGCTCGGTGATACATTATGCACGTGCTTCGTAA